In Dromiciops gliroides isolate mDroGli1 chromosome 4, mDroGli1.pri, whole genome shotgun sequence, one DNA window encodes the following:
- the LOC122754673 gene encoding LOW QUALITY PROTEIN: interferon lambda-1-like (The sequence of the model RefSeq protein was modified relative to this genomic sequence to represent the inferred CDS: deleted 2 bases in 1 codon), with translation MMFSQTLVLFFFLISGVISRHLAPTPPNPPTERGCQISRFKSLSPRELDAFKTAKDTYEESMRLKGRKCSSKLFHRNWDLRRLQLSDRLIVLKAELKLTLETLKAMDNPDLEKVLVQPLQTLSHINQEIQSCVTLLPSRGSKPAGQLWLHRLSGQEEGISGLPGGFNHAQPLPTGDPRSPLCR, from the exons ATGATGTTTTCCCAAACTCTCGTGCTGTTCTTTTTCCTGATTTCGGGGGTGATCTCGAGGCACCTGGCCCCgaccccccccaaccctcccacCGAGAGGGGTTGTCAGATCAGCCGCTTCAAGTCTCTTTCACCTCGGGAGCTGGATGCCTTCAAGACGGCTAAGGACACCTACGAGGAATCCATGCGTCTGAAAGGGAGGAAATGTAGCTCCAAATTATTCCACAGAAACTGGGACCTTCGGCGACTACAGCTGTCAGATCGACTCATAGTCCTAAAAGCTGAACTGAAATTGACTCTGGAGACTTTGAAAGCCATGGATAACCCTGACCTGGAGAAGGTTCTGGTTCAACCTCTACAAACCCTCAGCCACATCAACCAGGAGATCCAAAGCTGTGTTACTCTCTTGCCTTCTAGAGGATCCAAGCCTGCTGGTCAACTTTGGCTACACAGGCTCAGC GGCCAGGAAGAAGGAATCTCAGGGTTGCCTGGAGGCTTCAATCATGCTCAACCTCTTCCGACTGGTGACCCAAGATCTCCGCTCTGTCGATGA